gatcTACTCTTACATCTGGAACCCTGCAagcctcttttctctgttgagGTTTAATTAAAAAGTCTGTGACTGAGCCAGACTGTATAAAATAGCAACATTTTGCAGCTGGCAAACTATATCTCATCAGGCCTGGACACTGTTAAAAGAGTTTGATTTCTTAAGCTATCTGCCTTCTTGACTTATGCAATGAAATTTAAAATTGAAGTGTTAAATGTATTAATCTATCACAACAATGTATATTTCACTGAAAGAAAGTTCACAGTTTAACAAGTCCAATTGAAACTGTACAAATACAGCATCTGTTTATTTGAAAAGACTCTAGTATAATACTCGTGATTAATTCTGCAACATTTATCTTAGGCGCTCAGTatggctttctttctctctgaagctACTTTTCAGGAAGAATAAGTGCTGACAGTTTTTTCTCTACACCCTGTTATCCAGACAGTGCATGATGGACGACAGTTCATGAAGTACATTGACCCCAAATTGGGGGTACCCCTCCCAGAGCGTGACTATGGAGGAAACTGCCTCATCTATGACCCAGGCAACACCACTGACCCCTTCCATAACATCTGGGTGAGACTatttatttgattgattttattttgaaggtttgTACGACTATGAATAAGTATGACTAACAGCTGTATATTTTGAATATGCCGCACCACTCATACTGAGATGGTTCTAAGAGGCCATCTTCCAAGAAATCAAATTTCTGGCCTTGTCCTGCTATTTTTATTGTGCTATGCTTCGTCCTCAATCATTACTAATAAGTAAATGACCCAGATCTCAGATATTGTGGCAGCCTAAACGAGTCTGTACACATCCCTCTGCACTATTGTGGAACTGGGAGAATCCTCTCTTCCCCCTTTCTCGTtctttcactcattcatttacactcacacacacactctcctgcagttctcctcccctgtctctttttcctttgctttcattgtctctttttctctcatgtacacacagtgacacacagaaacacagttagCATCCGTGTGTACAAACGGGCTCCAGAGGTTTGTGTCTGATGCAGATTATAGCCAATCAGTTAGAACCAAGCCTTCTTCTGCCCTAGACTCTGCTGCCCCATGACCAGCCCACTCTGCTGTTGGCCTGATTTCATCCTGTTAGAGTGGGTCAAACCATCACACCCTCTGTTAAATTAATGTCAATCTATGTGAAAAGCCTTTTCAAATTATGACCAGATATTTAGAAATAAATGTtatctaaaataaaacagtttttgagGGGggtaaaaaaaacccaaaaacataatgacagaaaaagatcTCTGCAAACGTACATACATCcatgctgtgtttattttctgagcataaaaaacacaaatgtggaAAATGATCAATCAGGAATAACTGAACACAAGTGCGTCATGGGCGAGAGATACTATTTAAACAACACGAAAGAAAAATCATAATAAAGAACTGGTTTTGGGTGTATTATTTCTGTGCCTTATGATGCCCAGCCAAGTTTTGTCCTATTCAGTGACCTAGTACTCACTGTTCTCATTTCTGGTTGGGGCCAGTGTGAACTAGATGTGATACTCTATTAGAGGCAGCAACTACTGAcaattttcattattgattaatctgtaaattcatttttcagctaatcataaaatgtcaaaaaaaaaatgctggttATAATTTCTTACAGTCTGAATAAGCATCATATAGCAGATTTTATTCAGCCGGATCTCCAAAGATATTCAGGATTTTGAGTTACATCAAGGACAATGCGATACCATGTCGTATTTTTACTTCAACATTCAGCAGCTGACAAAGTGACAGTTTAATCTTTTCAAAGCTCCTGTTTAGCCTGATGATGTGCATTACAgtatggatttgtgtgtgtataatgaaaagtttaaaaatatgAGTCTGAAATCTTTATGATAAGAGCTCATTGAATTGTAAACACGTCGGTTTGTTTCTACAGGACAAGATGGATGGCTTTGTTCCAGCTCACTTCTTGGGATGGTATATCAAGGTAAATTTGAAGCAGGCTGCCtaacacactgaacacaacTGATCACTATACTTCTAGGGTGCACTGACTGATTGGCTTTCAGCTGGACTGTTATTTCCCAGTGACTGTTTAAAGAACATCCTGTCACCATTTCAaccaccaaaacaaacaaaacaaacattctgTTTGCTTTATCATGAGAGCAGTTATGCATGTGACATAGAAATGACACACGTCCTGTTGACACACCAGGAATGATAGTCTCTTGGGCAATAATTACAGataacacacatttaatacattaagaagaagacatttttttaGGTTTGACACACTAAGATTCCAAGCACCTAAATCATTGAGTGCCAGTTCATATGTGATTACAATACTGGGGTAAAACCAATAATTTATTTACACACATAGAATCAGGCTGGATAATTTAAAGTGTCTCAAATTCAACTCATGATCTGATAACAACTAGCTGATCTGTTCCTTTAAAACCTGATCAGTCTTTTCTGCAATAGACCGACAACCAGGGTCTTCAGGCTGTTGTTATTTGAAACACATTGAAAGCTGTTCTGTTGCATTTTTCAGCACTGTGCAGTATTAAGTTCCTTTCCATGGTATCTTCCTGTCCTCCACCCACTTCacctcattctcctcctcctactcgCTCctcttttgctctgttttcttcctTAGACTCTGATGATCCGGGATTGGTGGATGTGTATGATTATCAGTGTCATGTTTGAGTTTCTGGAATACAGCCTGGAGCACCAGTTACCTAACTTCTCAGAGTGCTGGTGGGACCACGTATGTACATATATTACTGTTGTTCTCCTTTACTTACATGAAACACACCTTCACACTATTTTGGTTATTATATTAGTGTATTTTCTGCAGGGGTGGTTTGCAATGAGACAGTAAGATCAACACATTTTCCCTTGAGGCAGATGTGATAAAATATGctaataaaaaatatgtgtaCCAACGGgaagttaatatttaaaaaatgctatGTAAAGCACCGAAATGTTTGTACACTCAAGACCAATTAAACTGATATATTAGAGACAGCAGATTGTACACAACAATAGCCCTTCAAGCCCTAATAGAGGTCTCTGCAGACTTAATGCTGGCAGTGCGCTCTAAACTAAATCAAGTTTGGCATGTTCTCAGGCTGGTGTTAGGAGGAGATTCCTGTGAGCCGCCATGGGAACAGACATGGACTGACCAGACCTAGACAAAATGTAGGATACCTGtaaaagtaaacagaaaaaaaacatagttaCATGATATTGTTGACCAGGAGGGCTGGAGTGCATTGAGTGAGGCTGAATTTTCAATAGGTTActcattttgtacattttgtactCATTTTGAGAGTGTGTAGCAGTGTCCCACTGCTTGAGGAGGCAGTGTGATATTTTTAATATCCTGGTACCTGGTGCCTGCTGGTGCAGTATTAAAGCtatttcatttttgctgttgaGATTTATGATAGCAATTAAGTTCTCATGAGTTTGTATGATAAGAAGCTTAAGTTATACCAGTGGGACACTCTGCAATCTCTGAGTAACACTAATTGTATCAGGGGAAACCAAGTGAGCACTGGAAGAGAACAACAGAACAGAGAGTAAACAGACAAATAGTTGGGGTATTATATAAGGATAAACTGTTGCCTGTAAAAACATATTAAGTAGAATGTGTTAGTAGTAAGTAAGGGCAGTTACTTAAGCTGTTACAAAAGCAACTGCttatttacagtacatatttATTATAGCAAACGTTTATAGGCTACATGTAGAATACACATATCTACTATATATACTGTTTAAAATTGAGAAACAGTTCTTAAAACAAAAGGTTATGGTGCCTCAGatgatgtacacacactgtgatgttttcatttcattctgtctgACAAACCTCTCGTCAGGTTTGAGTATGCTGGGATTTTTTCTGAGGTCACCAAACTCCATAAAGTGTGAGTTTTACCTCTGCATAGGTTGCAGCCAAACTAATAGGAGAATCAGTCAAGCTCAATCTGTAAACGCCCACACTGTCCTAAGAAAAGATCCACTCTAGCAAACTACTGTAGGTGGGTCATGGCTTTGTGGGAGCATTACTATGCCTTTCTTTTACCCCTTGATAAATTTGTTATCTTTTCTCTCACCAGTGGATCATGGATGTGTTGGTGTGTAACGGTCTGGGGATCTACTGTGGTATGAAGACCCTGGCCTGGTTGTCAATGAAGCCCTACCAGTGGCAGGGCCTGTGGAACATTCCTACATATAAGTACGACTAACTACCTCTCTTAATCAGGGTTGCTCTCAGAAGTCTACTCTTAAATATATTTCTTGAACTTTTCTGCATTCATTGTCTCTGTTGTGTGGCAGATATAACATAGAATGTTCACATTTAAAGATAGTGTCTAGTTTATGACATAAGTTCTTCCTTGACCTTTGAAATAACTTTAATTAGTGGGTCAGTATTGCCCCTTTAATTACAGAATTATAAACATTGCTGTGTTAAatttatatgtttgtttatttctaacCGTATTTCTGCTGCGTGCCTCCCAGGGGGAAGATAAAGCGTATAGCATTCCAGTTTACACCATATAGCTGGGTGAAGTTTGAGTGGAAGCCTGCTTCAAACCTTCGTCGCTGGCTTGCTGTGTTAGGCATAATCTTTATGGTAAGAAATATCctgtattttactgacaaaaGAAGGGAGAGGGCTTTGGGTCATAATGGAAACAAAGACTGAGATTACAATAGTGCTGAATGTAAAAGTGTTATTTTGTAATCTCCCTCCTTAGTTCCTCCTGGCAGAGCTGAACACCTTCTACCTGaagtttgtgttgtggatgcCTCCTGAACACTACCTGGTGCTGCTCCGCCTGGTCTTCTTTGTCAACGTGGGAGGCGTCGCCATGAGGGAGATCTATGACTTCATGGATGACCCGTGAGTAGCAGCAACATGACAATAACTGCTTGAAGGTGGAGTGCTTGGTTGGGTGTGTAGGCTGCTCACATATAGAGCAAGTGAAATGTAGTATTAGGCACACAGTCTGGAACACAGATGTATTTCAAGTATTGCATCAAGAATTTGCTGATGCTCACTTTTCATAATGAATGACTGAAGCGTTTGCAGCTGACTTTTCTACTTGTCAGATTGGGTGGTAGCTTTGCTGCATTTTTAGGCAGAAACAAAGATGATAAGCAACAGCACAGGGAGATGGAGGAAATGAAATAACCTGTTACACAACTGGTAGCAGTGTGGTGGTGTTCTAACGGCACTGATAATTTCCATGAAGCCAACCTATGAAGGGAAGTTTTCACTGTGGACATTTAGTCTGTGCTGGTGGTCATTGTAGGTCATTAAAACTTGTAGTGCTAAGTTCATGTATAAATCATGTATCAGTATGCTCTGCATGtgaggttgttgttgttggcaaACCCTCAGATCAGCTTAAGGAGTGTATTTACCTGACTGAGAATGTAAGCTTCTTATCACATCCGCCTGCTGAAAGCAAGCATTTCTGCTTGCTTTGCATATTATCTGACAAATATGCAAACACTATTGCGTTGCCTTGAACATTTGTCAGAATGTTTTTGCAATGCAGAGGAGCAGACCAAAGAATTTTGGTCATCTTTGAGAAAAGTTTTCCAttgtcccacacacacacaatttcactCCATCTATGGCATTACTAGTGTCAGAATCCAACCAAAACAATCCAATGAAACTTGCTGTAGCATAATGAGTGGGTGTCAGTTGGCTATGGAGGGAAACTGGTGCATAAATATACCAGTTAGCTCGACCTTACACATCATTCTCAAGTAGCCTTGTCTTAATTGATGATTATAACTGTGATATTGCTTTCAGGCAGTTTACAGActaattgtttatttttatgtatatagAGCACTGTGCAGAGAGCTTTAAGCAGCTGTATGAGTCACACTGACCTTGAGTGCTACTATGATGACCCATAAAGAGTAAAACATCCTCCTAGTTATATTACTGCTCTGTAACACCTTATGTAATTTTCCCATCAGGAAATTCCACAAGAAGCTTGGCCAGCAGGCGTGGCTGGTGGCAGCAATCACAGTGACTGAGTTCCTCATAGTGGTCAAATATGATCCCAACACCATCATGCTGCCCATCCCCTTCTTCATTATGCAGTGCTGGTTATTAGGAATCCTCCTCATCTTTACGTGGACTCTGTGGCGGTTTTTCATCCGGTAAGAGATGGGGTGGGTTAACTAGGAATTGAGATAAAATTAATTACAAAATGACTTTAAAGATAAAAGGCATGGATGCCTAAAACAATTGATACAATTATGTTCATCCAAATGAAGACATTATTTTGGTGCAAATAATCTCAtaacaaaaatcacaaataataGCCTGCAGCTATGAAATTTAATAATccagattttgttttcagctgttttataAGAGCCATCCAAAAGCACACACAAGAATGCTTGTTCTCTTGATTGGGAAATAAACAGGCGTGCATACCAGAAAAGGAAAGAGGTGATTGAGCtaaaaatttaattttttgccatttttgctgCTGGTCCtgtatttgattttgtttttcctcatgacCTCATGCAGCGATGTGATTTAGGTTACTTTTGGTTTGATTTATCTTCTGTTGAGTAGTGTTCCTGTTAAGCATAGCCCTGCCCCAGCATGTTAAGCTTcttgtctgttttctcctcctccctgcctcccctgtcctccctccccttctccttccctctttccctcctttccctAAACCCCCCACTCCTTCCCGCTCATGCTCAGCAGTAATGCAGTAATGTCCATGTCCACCGAGGTAGGTAGAGGAGAGAGTCGTTTGGCCTTGTCCACTCCCTCCTATCAGCCATGTTGAATCTTTTATTTCACTAATACCTCATTATTAGGATCTATAATTATATTCAGAGGATCTCTGGGATCCTCTTGATAGGACAGATGTCCACACAGATCCATCTCCCGCATGacactttgttttttactgtgGTGAATTTGATCATCCTCGTATCACATTATTTTTACTCTCAGTTGTAGTCAGTGAAGTGATTTTAGACGACAGCCAGCTTGTGCTGAGAGTGTGTAAGTGATTGACAGGAGACATGAGGGCCCCTTCgaatgaaacacagaggaacttTTTGCTCACCCCACATGCACACTGTGCATGCCGGCCCCTCCAACAGAACTGCCCATCATCTGATGAGAACCAATGAGAATAGCTCCAACACTTGTCTTGGTTCACCTCCCTGAAGTGATACAGTAAAGACACTGAAGCATGCCTTGTTGTAGTTACTCAAACCTGGGTGAAATTGTATTTGTAAATACTTTTCATGGTTTGTTTTAGCCTTCTTTGGTTAGATTAGTCCTGTGTAAATTGTTCAGCTGCAGAAAACCCAACTCATCCACAACTCCAGGCAGAATGAACAAGTGGAAGTGGGAAAGAATAATTTGCAAATACTATTTGATCCAGTTGGACAAATTGAGGTGTCACTCCCTCATTTAATACAGTATTTTAGAATCAGACCAAGGTGAGTATTAAGGTGCTGTTTCACTGTTGCCCCTGAGAACTGGCTTCAAATCAAAGTTTTTCTCTAACATGACTGTTTTACACTCAATTTCAgctaatctgcttcatcagcaaattgtggtttgatcagatttgatcaACATGGACTAAACAACCCACCAGCTGTCACTGGGTGCTGAGTCAAATGTTAAAACCCAACAGGTGCATAGAAGTTTATGATATCACCTTTTTCTAACTGCGCCCTACCCACTTCAAACCACTGAATAGTAatgagaaaaagcaaaacagaaattttttaagtgaaataaccaaaactgtTCCATCTTTGGCAGTCATCATAAGAAGCTGACTAAGAAACTAAGTGCCTTTAAGTTTTGGCACTTCAACattacatgtgcatgtgcatgggATGCCTCCTTTTCTCAGTGTCGCAGATAAACAGGACTTGATTTGTATTCTGTTACCAAGTGTATGAAATACCCACATTAGCCATTGGCCGTTGAGTGCTCTAGACTAATATGCACTTATATCAGCACTAATATCCATTAAATACAGTGGATGTGATATTTCATGCTTACAAAGTAACATCTCCATCACTGCTGGGTAGAGTTTCAGACACATGTCATTTAACTGACTTAACTGAGTGAATTATATAGAGTCTGAGACAAACTCCAACCCATCTGCTCCAAGCTGCAGCAGTTTCTGTAACCCAACTGGTTTTCTCCTTGAGCATTTTTAAgaatttctttttgtgtgtctaCGTAAAAACCTGAAATATTGTATGAGGGGGTTCTTTATATCTTGCAAGATAAATAGGTGTCTATTTGTGTGACGGACAGCAAAAGTTGCTTTACTAAATAATGTTTTGCTTTGACAGCAAACCTCTGTCTATAACTCATAGGAGATGTTTTTCTTgctcacaaaataataattgttaTCTTTCTTAAAAAATAATGAGGTTTAAAAATATCATCCAGTGTGGTAAAAGATAGCTGTTAGGTTTATTTGATGGTGAAATCTCAGAAACATGTTGCAACTTTtaagaaaaactgtttaaagATTCTCTCTGTGAGAAAAGACACTGAGCAACAAAAGTGAGAGGAACAGAAACTACCAGGAAAGACTATGAATATGACTGATTTTCTATTAATAGCATCTCTTTTTCCTTCAATCCcctcacagtgacatcacactCCGCTACAAAGAGACCCGTCGACGCAAACAGGAAGTCCCCGCTGACCGGGACCGCCCTCTGGGCAACGGCAGCACAGCCACCCCTTCTGGGCGCAGCAAACTGAACGGCAGTTCCGAGACGCTGCGGCAGAGGAAGTCCTGAGGGCGGGGAGCGTGGGTTCAGAGCTAGCTGGTCAGCAGCTGCCGAAGGAGAGAGGACAAGGTTTGATGGGAAAAAATGAGAGGAATGAAGAAGAATCgtgacacaaagacacatgtaGAGACAAACAGTTGGACGCTCGTGTGTTGTGTAGACTGTTTTTGTGCCTCCATGAACCAAGTAGTCATTCAACAGAGGCGAGGGGTGGAAGGGGCAGTTTTCATTCGGTGCATTGTCTAATTATTGTCATACTACAGGGATTTACCTCATTCTACTTTTTAAGAACATTTGGGGAATTATACACAGGAAAAgatatgtttgtgttatttatacATTGCTTTGGATGTTGGGTGATGAGGGGAAAAGCTGAATCAAAGACAGGTAGAGTAGTGGAAGGAGGGATATAGGTGACCAAGTAAGTAGATAGACTCGACCAGTTATCGACAGCAGTTTCTATTTTCTCAACTGCATTTTGTCTTAGAAGATGAGTGTCAGAAATATGTCCGCCACTGTAAATATGCTTTGTTCTGTGTTGTGCAGTCGCATTGGTgcagatgagaaaaaaagagactatTTGGAGCAGTTTCTGTAGATATAATGACTGATCTGGATTCCGTTCATTATCCACTGCTATGCAGTCTTCAGTATCAATGGGATTCTGACTACAATATTGCCAAGCAGCAGTTAAAATTAAGCTTGGTTAATGACGACACATTTCTGTTATGTTCGGTTAAAACACTTTTTGTGTCTATTGATTCCCatgcatttttcacagtttatagTACTGTTTTCTTAGGTTATGGCCCAGGGTTTTGATATATTGTTTACACGTGGGAGACAATATCagctttttatttacagttcaGGTTTCTGATTCCTGGAAGCACTGAGCCTGGAGGTCCTTGTAACTGCTGGGGATCCtccctcagtcacagagagCAGGGGAAAACCGGCCAAAGCTGTTCTCTCCTCAGGCTTTGTTCTTGAAAAGAACGAGTTTGtaaaaaatatcatatatatataaatatatataggTATTTAAATGCTTATACACCAGATATGAGATATAGTTTGGGTGTTTTTGTAGATGTTTTGTTATCACTAAATTGATTATGAACACTAGATTGTACTCAAGttcttttttgtgaaatgagGCACTGAGAAATCTACAGCACTCTAATGAACAGATCCATGACAATCACACTGATAGAAAGGTATGCTCAGTTTCCTTCTGATGGAGACATGTTGGCTTACATACAGCACTGTAATGAAACGGTATAGATAGTTTCTCCACTGCAATGGGACTGTAATTAAGGCGTGGCTCACTTGTTGGCTCATTCAGTCACATTCTCTTTatgccaaatgtttttttttcccagttaaagcaacataatgtaacttttgctgagcaacagtaGCCTCTGTAGCCCCCAGTGGTTATTAGTTCTTTATGGCTCAGAGTCTGAGCAGTTAAGTGGTTTTAATGTACAGAAAACGAAGTCTATCAATCGTTGGACTGGAGCTCTGACTGCATAGTCCCATACCTCAAGATCCTCGGCCTCCAGAGCTGGAAGTGCTGTCACTGAAACTCAGTTTAGAATTCTCAGTTTTCAAAGTTTTCTCACTAAATATCAGACTTTCAAGTCTTTTTAGCAGATCTACAAACTAGCATTATTCTTGCTGGGCTTGATTCTGGCAGGTCAAGTTGCTGACTATCATTCCGTTAGCAGGAGATCATACATGCTTGTTAAAGTTATAGTGCAAAACCAGGCGTTTGGGAcgcagagtgggaatgacagaggcaccattcaTCTTATTACCAGTCAGTCTACCACCAAGTTGATTTAGCTGTGATTTTAAGGTAAAGTAGTTGCACAATGTTGCTTTAACTCTTGAATTTTATTAAAACGTCATATTCTGCAGTGCCTGAATTagctaaaacaaaatgagaacCAACCTTATTTTGAGAGGGAGACCTGAGGGTTTAGTTGTGTTGAGGCTTAGGAAGAGAACCAACCTTTCCAACTCTGTGGTGTGGGAGGGGGAGGTTGCCATATTGCACATGCAAACAGCCAAAGCTTAGCTCTCATTCTTGCTAAAGCCATAAATGCCACCCAGACCCACTTGAGCTGCTCAAACTGCTGTTAAACCTCATTTAGATTCCTTTTAATTTCAAGTTAAGCAAGTTAAGTTTCAAAGCCATCTGATTCATTCACAACAGCATGCAGTTTTTATGTTAGAAATATAATTTGACTCCTGGAGGTCAGACTGTTGAAACCAAATTTACCTGGACAATGTAGGTATGTTAGGAACTGCAGACCCCAACTCCCTCCTTTCTGTGACACACTGTGTCTCTGATGTAAATTTGTCTTAATTGCTTTTGATTTCCTTGTCAAGTTACCAAATGTAGAGCTTAAAACTTTAGTCGATTAATTGATTCATCAATCGACTGAAAATTAATCctcaactattttgataatctgtgtttcattcatcattgtttcagtcatttttcaatcAAATACGCCAAACATTCCCTGGTAGCAGCTTCAACCTTGTGTTATTAGATTTCGACTActggtcggacaaaacaaggAATGTCAAGACAAAAAATTATAAATGGCTAAACTCATAATGACTGTtttctcactattttctgacattttagggTCAAATTGATcagtcaagaaaataatcaacaaattaatcaataattgaaGTAGTCGTTAGTTGCAGTCTTAGATAAATGATCCAAAGCTTTCATAGTGATAGAACAAAATAAGTGTTACACTGAAAAAATTCAACATGGTCAAACTGAAAATAACACCCATTCATTCCAGTCTTGCTGGATattcacactgtttctaaaAAAAGCTTTAGTCATTGTCCTCTTCAGGTCTTGTGGCTGTCAGAGAATCAGTTGTAAACTTCTGTGTTACTCATTGTGTCCCAGTGGCTACATACATAGTAGATGACATCTGTGAATCTAGCTCCAAATTTTCCTGTTGTTTAAAGATAATATAGTAATTTTCTTGTGAATGTAATTCAGCAGAATCTGCTGTTCAAATGAGAGGGTCTGGTCATCATTTATCgttttatttta
Above is a window of Lates calcarifer isolate ASB-BC8 linkage group LG10, TLL_Latcal_v3, whole genome shotgun sequence DNA encoding:
- the ptdss2 gene encoding phosphatidylserine synthase 2 — protein: MTKPESKKSSVAAINATGKCATASPAALQVNNGTVEPGCPDQSTPIKAKVMKQTSRENLHRRNTECEVYDDGTNTFFWRAHTVTVLFILTCALVYVTLLEETPQDTAYNTKRGIVASILVFLCFGVTQAKDGPFTRPHPAYWRFWLCVTVVYELFLIFILFQTVHDGRQFMKYIDPKLGVPLPERDYGGNCLIYDPGNTTDPFHNIWDKMDGFVPAHFLGWYIKTLMIRDWWMCMIISVMFEFLEYSLEHQLPNFSECWWDHWIMDVLVCNGLGIYCGMKTLAWLSMKPYQWQGLWNIPTYKGKIKRIAFQFTPYSWVKFEWKPASNLRRWLAVLGIIFMFLLAELNTFYLKFVLWMPPEHYLVLLRLVFFVNVGGVAMREIYDFMDDPKFHKKLGQQAWLVAAITVTEFLIVVKYDPNTIMLPIPFFIMQCWLLGILLIFTWTLWRFFIRDITLRYKETRRRKQEVPADRDRPLGNGSTATPSGRSKLNGSSETLRQRKS